From the Lysobacterales bacterium genome, one window contains:
- a CDS encoding dioxygenase, whose product MFAVEPGLLGPNLSTLGRSLDDIAAVLVVSPHWQTRGVRVAATAA is encoded by the coding sequence ATGTTCGCCGTCGAGCCCGGCCTGCTGGGTCCGAATTTGTCGACACTGGGACGTTCGCTCGACGACATCGCGGCGGTGCTGGTGGTCTCGCCACACTGGCAGACGCGCGGCGTGCGGGTAGCCGCGACCGCGGC